The DNA window TTCCCCCAATTGataattgtgaaagttttttttaataaaccttcggttttgacccttccccaaaagaaataaaaataattctaagtgttgggaaggggtaatagcgaaggtttattagaaaatcttcggttttaactttccccaaattggtaattacgaaggtttattggaaaaccttcgattttctctattttaaaataattggaaaatttttgataaaaattataaagatttcgcGTCGGAATCTCAAAAACGTAAGAATGAGTTTATCAAGCGATGAATTTCAagcatttgcaaatgggaaaaagtcatacaGTGTTTGGACAGTTATTCTcattccttataatgtgtcacccactacttgcatgaattctagcaatttcattctatctatgttaattccatGTCCAAAGAATCCGGGAGAtacaattgacatatttctccagtcattgatcgacgagtttaCTGAAGTGTGACAAACTGGTGtaagaacgtttgatgcacacatcTCGCAATACTTTCAGTTGCAAGCGGCATTGCTAttgaccattaacgactttccagCTTACGCGAATTTGttaggctggagtacgaaagggaaatttgcttgtccttgttgtaacaatgATAGTGCATCTCTTCGATTAGTTAATGCTTCAAAACAATGTTACATAGGTCACAGACGCTTtcttccaccaaagcacaaatatagaagggataaagagtcatTTATTGGTCGAACAAATTATAGAGAGCCCTCtaaattgttaacggggcaagaaactTACGAGCAAGTACGAGACCTAGAAGGCATAGTTCTTACTACGGATCagagcaagaaaaccaagatatatcatgaaacacggggagacaattgaaacaaacttattattttctcttatttGCCTTATtgaaaatcactattattgagacataatttggatgtgatgcatattgataaaaatatatgtgatagcgtgttggaaacaataatgaatgtgaaagagaagactaaggatgatCCTAAAGCccccgtaaagacttacaactcttaggcataaaacaatggttacatcctataaatgatgaaggagtgatTCATTATCTataagcgcctttcactttgacctCTGATCATAAAAAATGTCTTTGTAATTTCTTGAAAGATCTTAAGTTGCcggatggtttttgctcaaatatcggaggttgtgtaaatttggaagagaaaaggATTACAGGATTAAAAattcatgattgtcacattttattgaaatatcttaatCCTTTAGCAACctgtggattacttccagataatgtgtatgaagCTATAGTAAATTTATCTCGGTTCTTTCGATTGTTGTGATCCAAAGAGTAGATTGcagcggacctcgaacaattgtacatgtaTATTctattgacactttgcaaatttgaaatgatttttccaccgtcaatcttcgacatcatgatgcatcttccagttcacttgtcatttgaggctttgcttgggggacctgtCTAGTATCAATTGATGTATctgtttgaacattacatgggtacaatgaaaagatatttacgGAATAAAAACCACCCTAAAGCCTcaataagcgagagctatcttgtaaatgagagtattagtttatgtgccaagtatatggaggaagaagatcaaggaaatgcacaaactgaaatctcgagcatttcaatattttcatcgttggaagacctatccaacggaaaaatatacaacttggattatagcgatcgagtgacagctcattcatacattttaaaaaattgtcccgaagtagaacctttttacatgtaagattcaacaTGTTGTTATTAGGGCAAATTACCTAGGTGgccctcaaattattttgatcgcTTACTTTTagctctcaaattattttttaaaacaaattacccCTTAAACTTTTTGAAAGGTCACCAATGACCCTCAAACTATAAAAAAGGGTCACCAAAGGTCCTTTTGTCAATTTTTCCGTTACAACATAATGACCTCTAATTAAAACCCTCATTTTCAACCatcattctctctctttctctacagatttataaaagaaaaatatagaaTCATCTATCTCCTTCTCTCTAGTTCTCAGTCTCATCTTTTGCTAAAGATCCTGTAGAAGTCTTAAGATCCATCTTCTTTCGATCGAGCACGAATCTTCCTTCAAATCAATTGTCGTTCCAATACGAAATTACCTCAAAATTCATCCTCGATCAAATACGAATCTATATTTATCGCCATTGATGCTACATGATATTGCTAAAATGTCTTGTGTAGgaccaaaaaatatttacttgTCAAGATCTCTCGCAAGTTATCTTGACAAGAAGTTGATTGTATTGTTGCGAGATGGAAGAAAGCTTATGGGCATACTTCGTTCCTTTGACCAATTTGTAAATGTGGTGCTGGAAGGTGCTTATGAACGAGTTATAGTTTGTGATATTTATTGTGGCATTCCTCTAGGTCTATATATTATTCGAGAGGAGAATGTGGTTCTAATTGGCGAAATGAATTTGGAAAAGGAAGAACTTCAGCCTCACATGACCTCTATTTCAGTTGCAAAAATAACAATGACGCAAAAGGTGGAAAGAGAAGCTTCGGATCTGAAAGGTACAATGAGAAGGAGAATGAAATTCCTTGACATGGATTAATTGATGATTCTTGTGATTGTGTATTTATGAATCCATCCATTTCAGCCGAGTCTTTTAGTCCAAACCACAAAACCTACCTACTTAATATCTTAGGTAGTGTTTATTCTTTTCCATAGATTTGCATCATTCTTTTTAGACCTAGAAATTCCTTAGTTGAGAGAATGGTCTGCTAGAGAAGCCCTAATTAAGATGTGATAAATGTTTGAGTTCTTGATATTGGTGCGAGAGAAGTGTATGCTAGAGGGTTAGAGAGAGACATGATATAAAGTTTATAGTATTAGAGCAATGTTTGGATGATTAGACCTAGAAATTGCGATTTTGGTTACAATTGAGTATACAGTTAGTACTTGTTGTTGTATACTCAGTTCTTAGTAGAAAAccaatatgtaaatatattttggtttgatttgttgAATGTATTCACATTATATGATAGatcttttgtatttttaacTACAGTGACTCCTCAAAAGCGAGGATGAAGCATATGATTggaaaatcaatattttaggTCTTAGTACATGAATGTTATAAACTACAATAACATGTCTTTTTAATTGTAGCGTGTCACTACTCTTTATgtttataattgtattttttagttttaattatagttcgtaaaaaatgattattgatgtttttagtactttttaatgaatattattagtttaacaTTGGTGTTGCAATTGTGTAATCACATTcacatttttatcttatttgacATTATTGTATAAagcaaaaaaaattagaataggAAGTTGCACTTGTTTAAAACTCTATTTCAATCCAtcaatatttgtaataaaaaatatttatagattgtaatagaacaaattattttcaaatttggtcataaaacaaaataaaaaagagtcaAGATTGAATATGTTGATAGTTTTTGGGAGAAATAATTCAAGGGTTAAAAATCAACCATCAAAATAGTTGGAGGGCCAAAAGTAAACTATCATAATAGTTAGAGGACTTTTAGTTAGAACCGTTATGTTTAACGAAAAAATTGACAGAAGGGCCATTAGTGACCCTTTCTGAAAATTTGAGGGGcgatttgttttcaaaaatagttTAAGGGATAAAAGTAAGTGATCGAAGTAATTTGATGGCCACCTAGGTAATTTGCCCTTGTTATTATAGTACGtcttattaattaacattaataagtgtgttatttaatattcgatctatttacGGTAATTATATGCAGTACTGCAATAACAATGAGTCACGTGGAGAAACGTATGCAACCTATTTTAAGCACAGAGTGAGTAGATTCAAAACCATatctaataactttatatttattttaacgactaaatttccggaatgtatatatataggtcgctcaattataagaaaataacaacatatcaagagacctcaagatttTAGGAGAatgtccaagtatgtactcatgtatgtatgtttgatgtaaagtaaacaaatacaaattctgtatagaaaaacacgacgaatgTTTGACCACTAAAAATAGTGgagtggttgttgaagggtacaacgggtcagatactatgtcatactactaaattttaacggatataatacaagtacaatacttttctcacaaatgagttgtcttattcaagtgtaagtggtttgatacacactcgggggaactaagagtaaaagtggataaatatgatttcgtaagtataaatgtaaaccaaattttgaaaacccaaagttagGACCCGTATTTATTAGCGAGTAgagcaaaacaagtattttacgcccctgatatgtcagcacGACCcagttggaagattgtgacaaaaataaatccacGGTTTacgaatatataatttagattagttaggtagatttatgtttttaatttatattcattcatattactactttatttcaattattctcctatttattaatggtatgcctTAAGAATGTCTGATGGTCCTAAAGAAACTTGAatgagtatgaggaaaacacccaaaAAAATGTCTAGGCCATACCAGAACCTACTTGCACAGACATATCTCTTAAGGATTCGTGGAGAGTCTTCTAGAGATGCACCATTAGCTGTGGGCCCGTTTGCTACTACTACCCCAACATGTGATACACATGACAAGGATGATGCTGAGGTTGAAGAGTTTATTGAGAGTACATTTGCCTCAATGGGGGATGACAAGGAGGTTCACGTGGAGGTTCACAAGGAGGACGACGAGGAGGATCATGAGCACcattccactcccgacccatcattgACATGTAACATGTTTACACTTAGTAATTGTCTGTATTGatttatatctaattatgaatttgataattttgaa is part of the Impatiens glandulifera chromosome 1, dImpGla2.1, whole genome shotgun sequence genome and encodes:
- the LOC124915153 gene encoding sm-like protein LSM1B, coding for MSCVGPKNIYLSRSLASYLDKKLIVLLRDGRKLMGILRSFDQFVNVVLEGAYERVIVCDIYCGIPLGLYIIREENVVLIGEMNLEKEELQPHMTSISVAKITMTQKVEREASDLKGTMRRRMKFLDMD